The sequence AATGGCGTAACAGACGCAGCACAGCCGTGTTCCTTTAATTTTTCGCCCGCCCAGACGGCAGTCTTAAATGAATTGCCTGTGCCGGACATATAATAAAATGACGCTTGGATGCTTAGAGGCTTGGACGGTTGGATATTTGGCAAAATTTATTTTATTATGCCGGAATTTTTCAGTTTGTCGCGGCAGGAAGGGCATACGCTGTCTTTTGCCGGTTTTCCGCAGAACCTGCACACAGAAGAGTTGGGCCTGTTTGAAATTTTAAGCGTGCCTTTATCTATAAGCCGGTTGACCGTTGAAAAGGGGACGCCGGTATCTTTGCAGACCTGAGACACGCTGGCAAGGGGGTTTTTTCTTAAGTATAAAGTCACTTTTCCAAGGTCCATGCCGTCTTTCATAAGGCAGTCAGGGCACACAGTTGCCGATGACTGGCCTGTATCCATTGTCCTTCCGCATCTTTCACAGTTTTTTAGCGCCAATTTAATGCTCCTTATTGCAGATTCTTTGTTATATATCGGACAAACTTCGTATATCTTTAATTATAATTTATCCGCAGTATAAAGCAATAGCATACTTGCATATTATTAAATTGAAAATAAGGTTTAACGGGTGTAAAATTAGCGTATTAATTACTTTTGGAGGTAATAATATGAAAAAGCTTATTATGATACTGTCTTTATTTTCGTGTGTTTCGCTGTACGCGGCCATACCGGGATTTGAAAATGCGTCAGAAATTAAGGCGCCCATATCCGGCGTTACCGTGTATTCAAACACGGCATACGTGGAAAGAAATTTTACCGCATCCCTTGCCAAAGGCGAAACCCTTCTTGCAATAACCGACCTTCCCGTGGGAATGGTGGAAAACACCCTTTCGGTGAAAAAAGCCGGCGACGGAGCTTTTTTAATAAAAGAGTTTGAGTATAAAGAAGTTCTATCCAAGGCTGTTTTTGAGCAGAAAGAAAAAGAATTAAGGGCCTCTCTTGAAGCGATAAAAGCTGAAATAGTGTCGTATGAAGATAAAATTAAGGTGAATGAGTCAAAGATAAAGGCGCTGGAATCAATTAACGCGAAGTCCGCGGATGAAGTTTCAAAAGCGCTGGCAACAAAAGACGTATCTGTAACCAACCTGGATTCAATAATTAAATTTGCCGTCAAAGGGTTAGAGCAGGCATACAAAGATAAACGCGCGGGTGAAAAGAAACTTAAGGAATTAAAAGAAAAAGCAGCTGTGATTGAATCTGAACTTTCATCAGTCCGCGCTGGAAACTTAAAGCGAAATAAGGTGCTTTTTATAAGGGTGGATTCTTCGGCTGTTTTAGCTGACGCGGGAATAACCGTTAAGTACGCCGTATATAACTCGGGTTGGTACCCTTCGTATGAAGCGAATTATACGCCTGCCGTTTCCGCGGCTGAAGTGGCTTATAATGCTGTGGTTTACCAGCAGTCCGGCGAGGAATGGAAAAACGTGAAACTTACGGTTTCCACCGGAAACAAGCAGCACAATATAAATATTCCTGAACCCGCGCCGTGGATTTTAAGGGAGCGCCAGGTTTATAAAGCTAAGATGATGATGAGCAGGCCGGAAGCCGCACCTGCGGCGATGGCAATGGACACCGCGGTAATGGCTGAAGCACAAGAAGCTTACGCGGAAGCGCCCGCGGCGTACAACGCTATAATGGAAAACGAACTTTCAATGAAGGTGGAAATGAAGGGCAGGTTCAATGTCCCGTCAAACGGGGAGCCCAAGAGCGTATTTTTAAAAAACATGAAATTTGACACTGCCGGAATGTATTATTCGGCCGTGCCTTCGCGGAACGATGCGGCTTACCTTACCGCGGAAATAGAAAATAAGGACGAACTGTCGCTTATGCCGGGCGAGATGGCCGTGTATCTTGACGGCGACTATTCCGGCAAACAGCAGATAGGAAAAGTGATAAACACAGGGGACAAGCTTACAGTCTCTTTCGGAATAGACGAGAACATAAAAATAAAGAGGGAAATAACAGATAAGAAAACCGGGGACCGCGGCCTTTTTGGCAATGACAACGGCGCTGATTACGGCTTTAAGATAACAGTTGAAAATTTCAATAAAAAAGAGGCACAGCTTGAAATTAAAGAGCCTATGCCCGTATCGCAGCACGATAAGATTAAAGTTGAAGTTTACAAAGCAAGCGAAGAGTGCGTGGAAAAAGATGAAAAGGGAATTTGCACGCTTAAATTCAAGCTTGGCGCAGGGCAGAAAAAGGTTATAACATACAGGGTAAAAGTGACATATCCGAAAGATATGAATGTGGAAGGGTTGTAATAAATTATCCCATAAACAGATATCCCATAACCAATAAATAAAGCATAAAAGAAGTTAATAAATATAAAGCCATAAACCATAAATAAAGATGACAAGTGATGCTAACAATTGACATTGTTTGTATTTATTTATGGGATATGGGATAAAAGTTTATTGGATAACCGGAGGGTATATGGCGGAGACATTATCGGAACTTTACAGGCAGAGTTTTGAACAGAACGCGGCCCTGCCGGCTTTTTCGGATTACGGCAAAGAACCAATAACTTACGCTGAAGCCGCGGAAAAAGTGGCCAAGATGCATGAATCTTTTTCCGAAGCGGGATTGAAAAAAGGGGACAAGATAGCCCTTGCCGCGCGCAACAGCACAAACTGGGTGCTTACTTACCTTTCTGCCATAACATACGGCGCCGTGATAGTGCCTATTCTGGCGGACTTTAAACCGTCGGAAATTCAGCATATAATAAACCATTCAGACTCCGTGCTTTTATTCGCTTCTGAAGAGATACTTGGACAGCTTGATCTGACTGAAACCGAAAAACTTGCCGCCGCGTACAGGATAGACACAATGGAGAGGGAATACATTAATGAAAAAACAGCTTTATTAATGAAAGCCGTGTCCGCGGTAAAAAATATCTTTGGCAGGAAAAAACCGGAGAAAGAAGCCAAACATTTTTTCATGCGCGACATCGCTGACAGTGAAACCGCCGCCATTGTGTACACGTCCGGTACCACCGGGCTTTCCAAGGGTGTGGTGTTAAGCCGCCGCAGCCTTTATATTAACGTAAGGTTTGCCATGGATAACATGCCTTTAAAACCGGGCGATAATGTGCTGTCGTTTCTTCCGCTGGCGCACTCTTTTGGCTGCGCGTTTGAATTCTTATTTCCCACAGCGGCGGGATGCCACATTACATATTTAGACAGGCTGCCTTCGCCCACGGTATTGGTAGAGGCGTTTGCAAAAATAAAGCCAAGGCTTATCCTCTCTGTGCCGCTTGTGCTTGAAAAAATTTACAGAAATCAGATAAAAAAAAGCATAGACGGGACACCTACAGGATTTCTGTTAAGCGTGCCGGTTGTGGGTAAAGGTATTGAAGCGGTGATTAGAAAAAAGATAGTGAATGTTTTTGGCGGAAACTTCATGGAAATAATAATAGGCGGCGCGTCATTAAGCCCCGAAGTGGATGATTTCTTTAAGTCGATAAAATTTCCTTTTACCATTGGGTATGGCATGACAGAATGCGGCCCGCTTGTTTCTTACGCGAACTGGAAAGAACATAAAAAAGGAACAGTGGGAAAACTTATAAACTACCTTCAGGCAAGGATAGATTCGCCGGACCCGGCAAAGGTCCCCGGCGAGATTCTGCTTAAAGGCGAAAGCGTTATGAAAGAGTATTATAAGAATCCGACGGCCACCCGTGATACAATTGTGGACGGCTGGTTAAAGACAGGCGACCTTGGCACCATGGACAGCGAAGGCAATATCGCGCTGTGCGGCAGGTCAAAAAACATGATACTTGGCCCTTCCGGGCATAATATTTATCCCGAAGAGATAGAGACAAAACTTTCAGTCATGCGTTATGTCAGCGAATGCGTTGTGGTGGACAGGGGCGGAAAAATAACAGCGCTTATTTTTCCGGATATGGACGCGGCTGATAAAGACGGGCTTGACGAAGCAGGGCTGGAAAAAGAGATGGAAAATATAAGAAAAAAACTTAACGCGCAGCTGCCGGTTTACAGCCAGGTATCCGCCGTTAAAATACACGCGCAGGAATTTGAAAAGACGCCTTCTAAGAAAATAAAAAGGTTCCTGTACAGCTGAATATAAAGGATAAATGTGAAAAAAAATAAAGCTTTACCTGTATCCGCCGCGGCGTTATTAATTTCAGCGCTGCTGCACGCGGGAATAATAGGCACTGCATCCGGCATGTTTTCTTTATTTAAAGGAAAACATACGGCTGTAAATCAGCCGGTGGATGTCACGCTTGAACTTATGCCGTATGTCGCAAAGACCGGACATAAGACAGAACTGGCAAAAAATGACACGGCCGCGCGCAACGAAAATTCAGAGAATGATGATATGGGCGGCGGCACGGCTGCTGCCGTCGGAGATATTGAAACACAGAATTCAGTCTACGCGTACAATGACGCTGTAAAACAGAGGATACAGGCAAACCGTTTTTATCCGCCGCAGGCCAGGCAAAAGGGAATTGCGGGAAAGTCTGTGGTGGCTTTTTCCATTAACCGTAACGGAACCGTGGCAGACGCGCGGCTTTTAACGTCGTCGGGGAATGAAATGCTTGATAAAGAGGCGGTGCAGAATATCCGGCGCGCCGCGCCTTATCCGCCGCTTCCTGATGCAATAAAAGCGGAACCGTTTGCCCTGCAGATAGCCATCGTCTTTAAATTAAATTAATTATATGGGGTGTTTATGAAAAAGATATTTGTTTTACTTGCAGCTGTAATAATATTTTCATCGTGCGGGGACAAAACCGCACAGCAGAATGTTTTATGCGGCACATCCATGATTGCGTCGCTGGCAAAGGATATAGCGCCGGGGATAAAAAATACCGTGCTTATCCCGCCGGATGCCTGTCCGGGACATTTTGATTTAAAACCGCAGGACGCGCTTGCCGTAAAAAAAGCAAAACTTGTGATAATACACCCGTACCAGCAGGCGCTGGCGCAGGCGATAAAGAAGATAAATAAAAAAGCCAAAGTGGAAGTTTTAAAAGCATCCGCGCTTACTACGCCGGAAGGGTATTTTAACGGGCTGTCAGAAATGGCGGCGCTTTTAAACGGTTATTATCCGGGAAATTTTGAAGAGTTTGAAAAAAACAGGCAGGCTGTGGTTTTTTCTGTAATGGAAAATGTGACGGATGACCAGATGTACATAAGCTGCATGAGAAAAAAGAAGGTAAAAGCCGTTGTCAGCGCCGTTCAGAAAGACCTGGCGGAATATTTTGGATTTGTACCTGTGGCGTTATTCGGTGAAGCGGAAAACCTTACGGCAAAAGAAATATCGGAAATAATAAAAAAAAGCAGAAACGGCCGTGCCGCGGTTATTTTAAGCAATTTAAACGGCAGCCACGACACATCAGCGGATATAATAAACAGGGAACTTAAAGTAAAAAAAGCGGTGCTTCTTAATTTCCCCGGCGCGTCCGGGGATGACAGCGATTTTCTTGCGTTATGGAGATACAACTTTAACCTTATAAAGCAGGCAGCCGGGGGCTGCAGTCAATGAATAATGTATTTGCCTCTGTTGAAGGCCTTGATGTAACAATAGGTTCAAAAAAAATATTGTCGCGGGTTAACCTTGAAATAAAAAAAGGGGAGTTTATAACCCTTATAGGTCCGAACGGTTCCGGCAAAACCACGCTGGTAAAATGCCTGCTTGGGCTTATAAAACCGTCAGGCGGAAGAGTCTTTTTAAACGGGGGAAAGTGCGGTTATATTCCGCAGTCTTTGCGTGAAGAAACGGGTTTTCCCGCAACCGCAGAAGAACTGATAGAAAGTTCCGCGAAAAGCGCGGGTATGGATAAAGATATGGGTGAAATAGCCGATGAACTTAAAATAAGTAAAATTCTTAAATCGCGTTTCTGTGAATTGTCCGGGGGAGAAAAACAGAAAGTGATGCTTGCAATGGTGCTTGTAAGAAAACCGGAACTGCTGGTGCTTGACGAACCCAACCTTAACCTTGACCCATACGCGTATATGGCTTTTCTTAAGCTTGCCGATTCAATACATAAAAAACATAATATCACAGTTATATTTGTCACGCATATGATAGACAGTATGCCGGTTTCTTCGGCGCGCGTGGTTGTGCTGAAAAAAGGGGAAATTTCCTTTGATGGCAGGGCGGATAAACTGTTTGGCGGAAAAAACGCGATGGAAAAAATATATGGATGAACTTTACGTAAAGGCATTTTTATCCTGTGTTATTACCGGAACTTCGTGCGGGCTTGCGGGGGCGTTTATTCTGCTTCTGGAAATTCCTTTTGTGGGTGTGGCGGTGTCGCACGCGGCAATGGCAGGCGGTGTATGGGGTGTTGTTTTTGGCCTGCCGGGCAAAGTTTCGGCTTTCGCCGCGTCTATTTTAATGTCCGCCCTTTTAGGGCCGGTTTCTGACAAAGTAAAGTCTTCGGTTAATTCAATTTTAAGCGTTATGTTCGCTTTTTTAATGGCGCTTGCGCTTTTAGGCGTGGGGCTTTTTGAAGGGCACAGGCAGATGCTGTATTCGGTGCTGTGGGGCAATGTCTTTTTGTCCGGCTGGATGGATATTTTGTTTTCCGTTTTTGTTCTTGTGCTGGAACTTGCCTTTATTATTTACTATTACAGCAAACTTATGTTTGTGCTTTTTAACAGGGAAATGGCCCTGGCAAACGGCATTAAAGAAAGGCGGATATATTATCTGATGCTTCTTTTAACCGGCGCGGTGGTGTCTGCCGGGCTTAATACGGCGGGCGGGCTTATGATATTCGGGATGATAATACTGCCGGCAGCCGCGGCAAAACAGGCGTGCGTAAGCTTTAAATCTTTTTTAATACTGTCAGCCGCCGCGGGATTTATCGGCGGAGCACTGGGCAGCCTGCTGGCTTTCGCGTTAAACCTGCCGCTGGGCGCGACGGTTGTTCTTTTTATGGCGGGTATTTTTACGGTCTCGGCGGTGTATAAACATTTTTGGCGGTTAAGATTTAATAAAATATAGAAATTTTTGGTGTATAATAAAATAAAACGCAAAGGGGTGCATAATGAAAAAAATGACAGCAGCAGTAATAATTATTCTGTTGTTTTCGGTTATTCCGCTTGCGCGGGCAAAAGAGGATAAAATAATGGTGCTTATAGAAAATATAGAAAAAACGCCTGTTGCATCGCCGGTTTTGACTGCCACACCCATACCCGCGGCACAGCAGCAGAAAGATATTAAGAAAACAAGGGAGATCCTTGACAGGGTGCTTGAAGAAAAGATGATTGATGAAAGGGAAGCTTTGACATTAAAAAGGATAAAAGAAGCGGAAAATAAGTCGGCCGCAACTGATCTGATACTGGGCGTTATGATTATGATAAACTTTCTGTTTCTGGTGTATGTCATGTTAAGGTTAAACGGAAACGGGCGTGAAAAATGAATATACATATAATAATGCACGTGCCTTTTGAAGGGCCCGGTACAATAGAACCGTGGGCAAAGGCAAGGGACCATAATCTTACGTATACACGGGTATATGAAAATGAAAAATTTCCGGATATGGACGCTTTTGATATGCTTATAATAATGGGCGGGCCCATGAGCGTGAATGATATAGATAAATACGCGTGGCTGTCCGGTGAAAAAGGTTTTATATCAATGGCGGTATCATCCTGCAAAAAAGTGCTTGGCATATGCTTAGGCGCGCAGATTCTGGCTGAATGCCTTGGGGGGAAAGTATACCCCAACAGGGAAAAAGAAATAGGGTGGCATAATACCTATCTTACTGAAGCCGGAAGGAACATGAAGATTTTTGAAGGAATACCCCATGAGTTTTCAGCTTTTCACTGGCATGGTGAAACATTTGAAGTGCCTGCCGGATGCGAACGTATAGCGTATTCCGACGCGTGCGAGAATCAGGGTTTTGTTTTTGGAAATGAAATAGCCGCGTTCCAGTTTCATCTTGAATGTACCGAAGAAAGCGTGAAAGGACTTTACAGCATGTGTGAAGATGAAATTGTCCCGGGTAAATATGTCCGCACGTTTGATACCGTAATGGAAAAAAAGAACAGGTTTGCTTTTATAAACGAGCAGATGATAAAGTTTATGGACAACTTCACCCGATAAAATTCAAATACCCGCTTTTCTGGAAAATATCCCCAACCCCTTTTTTATTATTTGAAGTTATATATTTAATTTTTGGTTTTGTTTTGGTAGCCGCGTCCTTTTAGGGCGCGTTGTTTAGATTTCGTTTTTGCTTTACTGCCTATAACTTAAACCGCTGGTTTTTATTTTTCTGTGCATCCGACCCTCATGTTTTATTTGCCTTTTCCGCTTCTGCTTATCTGCCTATAGCTTAAACTGTTATCTTTTATCTTCCGTCCCTCTGTCCCTCTGTGCATCCGTCCCTCGGCTTTACAGGGCTTGTGTGTATTTTTTCAGTACGCGCCGCGAATTGGTGTTCTTGTATCCAAATAAGTTTGAAGTCTTGTGCGTGTTAACGTCATTGGCAACCGTGAATTCACGGCACATACAAATTTGCCGCCGTCGCATTAAATACGTCCTGCCGGGTACATACTGTATTTGCGCGGCACGCACTGAAAAAACACACCCAACCCCTGTGGTTTTATTCTAATTTTCCAATTTCGAATTTTCGATACTTGTTTTATGTTTGTTTTTTCTTCCGTCCCTCGTGTTTGCCGGGTTTGGTTATATGCAATGGTAGGCGCATCCTTTTAGGGTGCGGTAGTTTGTTTTTGTTTTGCTTCCGTCCCTCCGTGCTTCCGTCCCTCTGTCCCTCATGTTTTATTTGCCTTTTCCGCTTCTGCTTATCTGCCTATAGCTTAAACTGGTATCTTTTATCTTCCGTCCCTCTGTCCCTCTGTGCATCCGTCCCTCCGCCTCACAGGTGTTGTGTATATTTTTTCAGCACGCGCCGCAAATAATGGCAGCTCGGCAGCTCAGCGGCTCAGAAGCTTGGTTTAGATCCGGTAGGCGCGTTCCTTTAGGGTGTGGCAGTTAAATATAAATATAGCAGATTAAGCTATAATCAGATAAGCAAAAGCAAAATCTAAACAACGCACCCTAAAAGGGTGCGGCTACCAGGGCAATAAACAATTCAAATCAAATATAACTACCGAATGCTGCCACCGTCTGATCTTTTTATGATTATGCTTATGCTTAATTGCCTATAGCTTACACCGCTGTTCTTCCGGGCTGTCGAGCCGCGATTTTCCCACGCTGACATTTGCCGTGCGCGCAATGTGTTGCGCGGAAACACACCTTAAATTCCCTTTAAAATATGAATAAAAACCGCGGCACGGCAATTGCTATTACACAGTTGTTACAAATACGAAAAGGAGAAAACAAAATGAAAAAAACAAAACTGGCAATGATTACGGCGGCGGTAATTATCCTGTG is a genomic window of Candidatus Goldiibacteriota bacterium containing:
- a CDS encoding AMP-binding protein; translation: MAETLSELYRQSFEQNAALPAFSDYGKEPITYAEAAEKVAKMHESFSEAGLKKGDKIALAARNSTNWVLTYLSAITYGAVIVPILADFKPSEIQHIINHSDSVLLFASEEILGQLDLTETEKLAAAYRIDTMEREYINEKTALLMKAVSAVKNIFGRKKPEKEAKHFFMRDIADSETAAIVYTSGTTGLSKGVVLSRRSLYINVRFAMDNMPLKPGDNVLSFLPLAHSFGCAFEFLFPTAAGCHITYLDRLPSPTVLVEAFAKIKPRLILSVPLVLEKIYRNQIKKSIDGTPTGFLLSVPVVGKGIEAVIRKKIVNVFGGNFMEIIIGGASLSPEVDDFFKSIKFPFTIGYGMTECGPLVSYANWKEHKKGTVGKLINYLQARIDSPDPAKVPGEILLKGESVMKEYYKNPTATRDTIVDGWLKTGDLGTMDSEGNIALCGRSKNMILGPSGHNIYPEEIETKLSVMRYVSECVVVDRGGKITALIFPDMDAADKDGLDEAGLEKEMENIRKKLNAQLPVYSQVSAVKIHAQEFEKTPSKKIKRFLYS
- a CDS encoding zinc ABC transporter substrate-binding protein, which encodes MKKIFVLLAAVIIFSSCGDKTAQQNVLCGTSMIASLAKDIAPGIKNTVLIPPDACPGHFDLKPQDALAVKKAKLVIIHPYQQALAQAIKKINKKAKVEVLKASALTTPEGYFNGLSEMAALLNGYYPGNFEEFEKNRQAVVFSVMENVTDDQMYISCMRKKKVKAVVSAVQKDLAEYFGFVPVALFGEAENLTAKEISEIIKKSRNGRAAVILSNLNGSHDTSADIINRELKVKKAVLLNFPGASGDDSDFLALWRYNFNLIKQAAGGCSQ
- a CDS encoding type 1 glutamine amidotransferase; translation: MNIHIIMHVPFEGPGTIEPWAKARDHNLTYTRVYENEKFPDMDAFDMLIIMGGPMSVNDIDKYAWLSGEKGFISMAVSSCKKVLGICLGAQILAECLGGKVYPNREKEIGWHNTYLTEAGRNMKIFEGIPHEFSAFHWHGETFEVPAGCERIAYSDACENQGFVFGNEIAAFQFHLECTEESVKGLYSMCEDEIVPGKYVRTFDTVMEKKNRFAFINEQMIKFMDNFTR
- a CDS encoding metal ABC transporter permease; this encodes MAEKTRWKKYMDELYVKAFLSCVITGTSCGLAGAFILLLEIPFVGVAVSHAAMAGGVWGVVFGLPGKVSAFAASILMSALLGPVSDKVKSSVNSILSVMFAFLMALALLGVGLFEGHRQMLYSVLWGNVFLSGWMDILFSVFVLVLELAFIIYYYSKLMFVLFNREMALANGIKERRIYYLMLLLTGAVVSAGLNTAGGLMIFGMIILPAAAAKQACVSFKSFLILSAAAGFIGGALGSLLAFALNLPLGATVVLFMAGIFTVSAVYKHFWRLRFNKI
- a CDS encoding energy transducer TonB; this translates as MKKNKALPVSAAALLISALLHAGIIGTASGMFSLFKGKHTAVNQPVDVTLELMPYVAKTGHKTELAKNDTAARNENSENDDMGGGTAAAVGDIETQNSVYAYNDAVKQRIQANRFYPPQARQKGIAGKSVVAFSINRNGTVADARLLTSSGNEMLDKEAVQNIRRAAPYPPLPDAIKAEPFALQIAIVFKLN
- a CDS encoding ABC transporter ATP-binding protein — encoded protein: MNNVFASVEGLDVTIGSKKILSRVNLEIKKGEFITLIGPNGSGKTTLVKCLLGLIKPSGGRVFLNGGKCGYIPQSLREETGFPATAEELIESSAKSAGMDKDMGEIADELKISKILKSRFCELSGGEKQKVMLAMVLVRKPELLVLDEPNLNLDPYAYMAFLKLADSIHKKHNITVIFVTHMIDSMPVSSARVVVLKKGEISFDGRADKLFGGKNAMEKIYG
- a CDS encoding DUF4139 domain-containing protein, with the protein product MKKLIMILSLFSCVSLYAAIPGFENASEIKAPISGVTVYSNTAYVERNFTASLAKGETLLAITDLPVGMVENTLSVKKAGDGAFLIKEFEYKEVLSKAVFEQKEKELRASLEAIKAEIVSYEDKIKVNESKIKALESINAKSADEVSKALATKDVSVTNLDSIIKFAVKGLEQAYKDKRAGEKKLKELKEKAAVIESELSSVRAGNLKRNKVLFIRVDSSAVLADAGITVKYAVYNSGWYPSYEANYTPAVSAAEVAYNAVVYQQSGEEWKNVKLTVSTGNKQHNINIPEPAPWILRERQVYKAKMMMSRPEAAPAAMAMDTAVMAEAQEAYAEAPAAYNAIMENELSMKVEMKGRFNVPSNGEPKSVFLKNMKFDTAGMYYSAVPSRNDAAYLTAEIENKDELSLMPGEMAVYLDGDYSGKQQIGKVINTGDKLTVSFGIDENIKIKREITDKKTGDRGLFGNDNGADYGFKITVENFNKKEAQLEIKEPMPVSQHDKIKVEVYKASEECVEKDEKGICTLKFKLGAGQKKVITYRVKVTYPKDMNVEGL